A window of Quercus robur chromosome 12, dhQueRobu3.1, whole genome shotgun sequence genomic DNA:
attttatttactttcatTTTTGTATTTCATGACTGGTTATGAGTTGGTATTTCCTAAGAGGCAGGAGTACCTTTTGGGTGCGGGTATGGTACAATACGGGATACTGCGATACAGAAATTTCTAAAAATCTAGGATATgatacaattaattaattaataaatatatttttatatttttatatattgtccAGCATtcacttttcatattttttaagcatgtatcaatttaagagcaataatggataataaagaaaatccttttttttttgtttgataggtaagaaaagtTGTATGAAAATTACTACTCCTTCAAAGAAATGAAGTAGGcaaagaaaataagtacaagcaacaatgaaaaagagaaaactatatacaagaagaaagggaatctaaaaaaaaggaatggatTCCATAGAAGTAAATCCCCGCGCACatgaccaatcaaacaaagttgTCACAAATAAAGCTATGAGCTCGCCAAGCTCACCATTCTCATTTATCATTTTATGAACATCTTGATTCAATAAAATCCAATATTATGTGCCACATAGAAAAATTAGAGAGATAGCCAATATTTTCTTGTACAtagtttttgcttttgtttttggtaatcTTTGCCTGCTTTATGTTTTTTTGCATAAAGTAGtcctttaataatttttttcttacctatcaaaaaaaaaaaaatagagagatagtCATCCTAAAACATCCTCCCTCCTATTTTCCTATAATAACTTCCATCTTATCTAGCAAAAGGGTTTGTTTCAAGTTATATACTGGTATAACTCTTGAGAAGTTATACCACTCAAAAACTTTCAATTACAATGGTACTTTCCCAAGTCTACCATCAGAATAACTATTCTTTCTATGCTTACCATGCATGATAAATTTTACTTCAATCCAATATTATTGTTATCAGACTATAAATCAGTAATTtagtatatttttaaaactaaaaataattttaaagtaGATACACCCCAAATGAAGAAATATACCCCCAAtacctttattaaaaaatagacCCAAAATTAATCTGTGGTACCAATATTTAAGTAATTCTTACAAACCCATTCGCctgaaacttgaaagcaaacaaaaaaacaaaaaaaaaaaacccagaaagcCTAATACTGCTTGTTGCATCACATCCATGGTTCATCAAAAATTCATACTATAATCCATTGCAAATATAATCACTCTTAACCCAAAATTCATGCTCTTCTTGATTTcataatgaattaaaaaaaaaattattagatcaaaagaaaaaatcaattaatagaTACTGATCAAGAACAATTCATCATCGATTCAGAATAAGAATGAAAAAGTAGGTACCGGTTTTGACAACAGGGCAGCTTTTTTTGCATTCCTGGCGGCACTTCTTGGGCTTGCACCTATCGGAGCTCACAATCGCTATACGCGTCAATCGTTCCGACATTTCtgcttctcttttcttcttctcttatctTCTATTCTCTGaattacacacaaaaaatttcacaaaaggcaatgaatagagagagagagagagagttagggttttgaaattGCAAAGTGAAGTTCTTTACCTCCTTGTTTGGGTTTTATAGGAGAGAATGATGCAAATCACGCTACGAAGAACAAAGAGTTTTtctgcttttccttttcctatttCAACTAGTCACTAACCGTGCGTGCACTCTCTtctgcttttccttttcctatttCAACTAGTCACTAACCGTGCGTGCAATGCACGGAATATTTAAATACAATTGAgttaaaaatgaaggaaaataaataatttagttcAAAATGAAGGTTCAActaaaaaattggtaaaaaatataattaatttttactttctttgaaATTGAACCTAAAAACAGTATCGTACATATGTGAGGACAATGAAAATGATATCAAAGACTAAATTCACAACTACattaaatttaaagaataaaaacatttgTTTCACagcattaaattaaatgattaaagcctttaaaatgagtgaggaagACACGAACTTTTGTAGACCAAGAATAGAGAGTGTTTGGTTCACACGTTATTTTTGCTTACTTATGCATAACTTTTAAAAGGACTAGGAGAAATtatattcctataaatactctttatagagaggttatttatgttatgtgtgttttttaataaagtttgttagagaggttttctctattattttgcctactagTCTAGTGTTCTTGTAGAACTTGGGTTTCGTGGAAGAGTTGTAGTAATTATGTGTTATAAATTCTGCTTTTACACGCCTACGCTGTCTCAGAcaaagagagggaaagagaggtGATGTGGTACGTAACTGGGTGTTATGAGCTTAGAGATGACGCACAGAACTACTAGGGTTTTCCTCAGATCTATAATATCTCCTTTAACAAACCTGGTCGAACGGGAAATgggaattttaattttaccacttttttttttttcattaggtcaaaatattattttcgtcTCTAAATTGTTTGtgaatttgttttcttgtctttgaatttttttctctaaattattaaaaatgttacccttatcaattttcaatttaaaatatatatttttatttctaaactATTATAACAAATTCTTTTTTGTATCtgtttttgtctctaaactattgaaaaaaagtAGACGAAAGTACAAAACACACTTAAAATTTGAGGATTTTTGCATTTTATaccctaaaattttttattaataaaatccatcagtttctttctcaaaaaaaagttgagtATTAAAAGCTTATGATTATACGTTTAAGCTTGGTCATTCTATTTGTCAAAGAAGCTTGAGCTACTGaactaaattattttcaatttaatgCCAGTGGAATCGAGGATGTGTCAGAAGGCAGTTCTTCTAGCAAAGTCTACTAAACAACCCTGAGCTGCTCACGTGCTTCCAATATCAAGTCTATCAAAATTAGACAACGTAAGAGCAACACAATAGATCAAGGATTTTTGAAGCATGTTATAAGAATAAATATGGAATTTTATTGCTTATTTAGCATGTAATTCTCATCAAATATGCAAAAAACAATACTTACATTCTCCCACCAAAGGTTGAGCTAGGATCAGACATCTCAAATCTCAAAAGTTTTAGCACAAAACTACAATGCAGTTCCAAATATGACAGTATGGccaaatgttgtaaaatttttactaattttttatttctctctcttctttgtcCTCTACCTCTcacctttctcttttctcaaccCCACTCAAACCTCTCGCTCTCTCATGTCCCTTTTTGGTGGTGGTCCGGTGTTGTGGCTGGTTTGTGGGTCATCGACGGTGGCTGTGGTCATGGCTTCAGTTGTTGGCGATGGTCcgattttttggttctttcgTGGGTCATCAATGGCAGTTGTAGTTGTGGTAATTAGGTAGTTGTGAGTTGCGTTGAAGGTGGTTTTGGATGtgttgaaggtggtggtgggttgCGGTGATTGGGTGGTTTTCTTTAGATTTATGGTTTCTCCATGGGCATAGCCACCTTGCTCCGCTGCTCTCAGATCGGTGGagttttttttatacttatttttatgttttgcaaTGGTTTTGATTTGAATTGGGTTTTGTGAAGGCTTGTGGTGATTGGGTGATGGTGGGTTgagattttggtggtggtggtggatttcTAATGGTGCTGTGCCACGATTTTGGGTTTTacggtggtggtgggttgtgggtttatGGTGTGGAATATGAAGACACTGTGATGACAAGTGAGAAAGTGACActgaaattaatttaaaaaaaaaataagaaatgtgATGTAGAGAAAATTGTGAAATGATTTGTTAAAGtaaataaagtgactttttaaTGTGccaaatactaaatttttttagaagtgttgatgctagtgctctaaggCCTTTAGCATTAACTATGACACCTTTTGTTTTGCTTATAAATGAATAGACCATTTAACCTTCAACTATAACTTCTAGTTGAGTCTTCTTTACTAATCAAAATCAAGAGATCATAGATGAGGAAGGGTAGTGTTGAAAAGGAATTTTTCCTGCATTTAGCTTtacttttataatattttagttaGCTATCTAGTTTGCAAAACCATTCAGCAAACTAGCATCTCAAGTGTCAAAAACTTGAGTTCTAAGATAGAACTCGAGATTTTAAGACTCGAGTTACAAGTGGTGGCAGCTGATGTGGAAAAAATCcacttggaactcgagttccaccaTTAACTTTCCCAATGCctatgcttcttcttctttccctgTTCTTCTCTCCTCTAGCTCGtgattcttcttctttggaTCTACGTTCTCCAAAGAGATTTTCGAATCTGGTACTTCTTCCCCTGTTCTGCTTCTTCGAATCTACGTTCTCCAGAGAGGTCTTCGGATCTAGTACTTCCTTTATTTCTggctcttcatcttcttcttctatggaACTTGAGTCTTAAAGATTCGAGTTCCATGTGGTAGAAACATCTCCATGTCAAcaattagaactcgagtctttgaGGCTCAATTTCTTCGTCGAACTCAAGCCTCAAAGGCTCGAGATGTTATTCTCCACAATTCTTTCCAATTCTTGCTAACTAACTACAAAGTATGGCAAACTCATGCTACTCTGCAAATTACCTATGCTGAAAAGCCACCAGCTCTAGGCTCACGTTTTTGCCTAAGATCATGCCCTCTACATCCAGCTACTCACCCCAACCAATTTTTAGTAACAAAAAATCTTTCTGGTTACATTATATAAGTAAATATTCAGCAATTCCAGTAAATTTTTCCAAGAGAAAAACTATGGTGGAATTGTTTTAAATATTACCCCAGAAATCACAAAAGTCAAAACATGTGAAGCAATAACTCAATTGACATCATTTTTGACGTTCCTCAACTAGTTAAATACAACCGTTGATGCGGTAAAAGAAAAATAGGCATACAGATTCACTGACCTAATGTCATACCAAAATTGGTGAACACACTATAGGAGAAAATATAGTAAACTGACATCAATAAATAACATGGCCTGAAAACTCATTTTAAGCCAGAAGTACAACATTTTGCCTTCAACAGGCGAGGATATCTTGTCGTTTGTCAAAATATTGAGATCCCACTGCTCAAACCGATGCCCGCATATCTAAATAGCTCATTGAGAACCCACTGCTCAGACCAATgcactaaaattttgaaatagaagCAACTGCAAACCAACAAAATTCCCAGTGACTGTTTAGGTGCCAAAAGTGTGCATAAATATAACTTGTATAAGTTTGATATATGAAAGAACCAACCTATTTAAAATTGTCAGTCATCCAGGTAATAATAGGACCCAGCAGATTTCTGCTCCCTGTCCTTGGTTGATTCCAATTTGTTGATTCTAGGGCGGAAATTAGTTGGGTCCCTTCTAAATGTGATATCCAAATGCTGCAAGCAATGCAAAGCATCAGtggaaggaagagagagagagagagaggtaaacAAGGAAAACAGTTGTGACACTCACAGATAAGAAGAGATTCATCCCAGTCAACAATGACTGTGGAGAATTCGCAATACAATCAAGTGATGGCCTCCCCTCATACACGATAACTCTATCTGCCAGATAAGTTGCCATTATAAAATCATGTTCAACCACGAAAGCAGTTTTCTTTGCATGAAGGATAAACCTCTTAATGACTTTTGAAGCAACTATACGCTGCTCAGAATCAAGATATGCACTTGGTTCATCTATCAGATAAATGTCTGCAGGCTGCATTAGGTAAAGCCATACATTAGAGCACCTTCAAATAATCagaagagagcaaaaaaaagaaaaagatagtcAGCATAAAGCAAAATTGGAATTCCCCATGTCCAAGAATATTTCACTTTGTCTGGTTGCACTTACAGAAACTTCTGTAACAATCCCAACATATAACTACCACAGGGAATTCATACCACACCAATGATTATTTGATGAATGATAATAAAAGACTTTATAATATTGACAACAGAACACATGCAAAAGAATTTACCCAGAATTATCTGTGCACAGCAAGCTATAAAATCTATATATGCTTTTATCGTACAagcaaaagaaatcaaacaaaaaataataatgtctAATCAACAATAGACCAAGAACCGAAAAACACAACTGTATACATATTTATTGTACAATAGTTGATAATTCTTTCTTTTAGCATGAGACTAGACCGCAAAACAGAGAAACAGAGCAATGTATAAACAAATAGAGACTTAAACTAGGGATTCAAAAAGATGTAGGCTGAAAAATTTAAACCTacctcacaaaacaaaaattttaagatcaAACTAGTTACAGATACACTAAAAGAAACCAATACAAACACGATAACCATCAACATTTTGGCTTTTCCCAACTACTGGATCTTGAGCCTACAACATCACCCTCCACCTTGCTAATACAAGCAGAGAAGGTGCCATTGTCATCATTTTGGCTTTTCCCAACAAAAGTATTATCCAAGTATCTTTATCCCCCAAAATACAACAAATAATGGCAAAATTAAGGAATTACACATGGGGGCACCAGGCACCTAGCATCCATCACAGCAGGAAGGAATCAAGCCTGGTCCAgaagaaattctaaaaaaactGGTAGGGAAAAAAAACCAAGAGAAGGCAGTGAACTTAAGTCTATCAACAACTTCAAAATCAAATTGAAGAATGCATCTACTGGAGATGGATGGGATCCAATCAATCTAGTTTAGTATGTGATTAACAAGTTTCAAAACTAATTTTACAGACAAAACCTCTGCTAGGGATGGACAAATCTAATTTTCTGACAAGTAATCAAAAAcattattgaaaaagaaaagtatcaTATGTTCACAATGGCAAACACATAGCACTCAAGGCAATTACAAGCAAACCAAGTAGAAATTCTAACAACAAAGTAGGAAATCAAAAATAGAAGTACGATGCGTAAACCCCAAACccaagaccaatcaaacaaagggATGGACAAATCTATTGCACTCAAGTAATTGACAAAGAACAGGATAATCAATCATCTCAACCTCAGGCCAAGCATATGAGACAAACAGAAGCAATTAAGACTTTTGGGCATAAGTTTTAGGTTTTATTGCCTCAACATACTCTTAACTCCAAAGCCTTATTCCTTCAGAAAGCACCTACATTATTTATAGCAACGGAAAGCGGCTACTTAAAGCTTATAGAAGTTAACTCATACTCCCAAAAGATTTCCACGTTACTTCCTCAGTATTATGTTCAAGGCAGACTAAAAAGCAAAGAGCAAACCATTCATCATTTCAATGAAAGAATGTAATATCCATGtgattcttaaaatttaaataattttttttttaaataaaataaaatcttataaaaataaaaaataaaagcaaaccaATCATTTTCAAGTGTAATGGTGAATCAGTTGACCATCTTTTCCCTAATTGTCCAGTTGCTATGGATCCgtggtctatggttttgggtttatttcaatgttatgaataccgtttCGGACCCCGTTTTGGTTTATCTAGTGGAACGGAGTATTTCGGTACCGGTCTATTTCAGCGTACCGTTTCAAGGTGTTTCaggttttctaaaaaaattaaaaataatatatatttatattttcttatacaacataaaattattgatccaaATAAGTAAACCTCAAATAACAcaaatcatttaattattacATAACAAATACCGTTTTagaatattaaaacataaatatgtaattaaataatgaaaaaaaacaactaaaaacagtacaataagtatatatatatatatatctcacgtTGGGAACAGGTAAGACTCAATAAATATATGTTTGAAATCAAACTCTTTTGTCatcttttttgagttttgtcatttccaaAACTTTGTCACGTGGGTGGGGTCAGCAAACTAAAAGTCTACCAATatgaaacaaagcaaaaacttgacaaagcaaaaactaaagtaaaaaacaaaagaagagcaGACTGGCAGAGTCTGAGACggagcaaagaagaagaagaagaggcgaCCTCTGGGATggctgggttttgttttttaggcGATCGACACTAGGTAATGACATGCTGTGCTAAGTAACGAGTTTGTCAGCTtagggatttttcttttttcttttttcctgttttttcttctaaaaaatggTACCGGCCGAAATTTACATTTCAGCCGAAATTGACCGAAATTTGCCGGAATGGCTGGAATGATCCGAAACTGGCCGGAATTGGACCCGAGGTGGAACGAGTGGTATTATCGTTCCGGATTGCACCCCGGTACGAGAAATTCTGGCCGGAACGGAACGAATTTAATAACAATGGTTTATTTGGAGTGAGTTGGGTTATGCCAAAGTCTATTGTTGGGCTCCTAGCTTGCTAGCAAGGTCGGTTTGGTCGTCATCAAAATGGACATATATGGCTAACTGTTCCCATTGTTAAATGTGTTGTCTTTGGAAGGAAAGAAATAGCAGGTTCTTTGAAGATATGAAAGATCCATGCCAAACCTCAAGTTATTGTTCTTTAGAAccttattgcattggttgtcagCTTTGTGAAAccaatcattttcttcttttcttgatttacttgatttatgtaatttttgaacTTGATTTATTGACCCCTATACACTTCTTGTGTACTAGGGTGTccctttttttatatcaataaattttattacttataaataaataataataaaaaaatcaaaccaatcaGAAATAGggataaattacttttttacttttttattagtTACACATGTACCTAATGGGTCTTAAACCCATGACATCACCCACCAATTGCTTCTATAAGGGGGGAGGTGCCATTTGACCTAGAGCtcactatttaaaagaaaggaaattataACCACACCAATAATCAACCCAGAACTGCACTCTCTGGACTACACACTGAGCTTTATACACCACCCTAAATACAGAGATATTTACTACTACCAAACTTAAGGCCAGGAAGAACAAATTaatatagataaaaatataaaattaaataaaacaaacaaacaggaAAAGATACAAACATCCCCGTGGGGTATTGCGCGTTCTTTTcactaatgaaattgtttttacaattcacacacacacaaggacACACAGagacagatatatatatatatatatatatgtatgtatgtgcaTCTGTACACCAGGAAATCAAGCAAATTGTTGAAACTCATGGAAACACAGTCATTTGCAACATCCAGCCTCTTTAATCAGATATAGACTAAACTAAATAGCTAAATAACTAATACAAATCCTTTGTGCCACTTTTTGTGTTCCACTTCCACCAATTGTGATATGCCatgtgtctaattttttttttctattttaaaatttcagttattttataaggaaagtaaaaaagaatacatgACAAGTGCTGATTGGTAGAGTATAAAGTGGTGTAAAGGTAACAAAATCCCAGCATGTTGGACAAATAGAAGGGATCATAAAAGGAATTCAATCTTGTGTTGCTCATGTAACTGATAatagcaattttttattttttgataggtaataaaaattttattgaaaaaacaaacatcgtgttcatgatgatgaacactcTTGACatgaagaaaatacaaaaagctCAAGAGCTactaagaataaaaattattattattaacaaatgATAAATCTACATTCATTCTTCAAAAATGAACAATGCATGATTAATATACCAAGGGGATAAATTAACCAATCGACAACTTATTTACATTCTAGCACAATTAATAGAAAGTATAcattttcattattaaaatttaaaaataaaaaataaaaataaataaataaaaacttattaccTTCCCAAGGCATAGGCATAATGCAACTCTTTGCAACTCTCCACCAGAAAGATTCACAACTTCTTGATCCATTAATTGTTCAATAAGAAGAGGCTTCATAACATCCGACACAAACTGAGCATGCATGTATGAATCACGTATTTTTGAATGTAGCAAGTTCCGCACAGTGGATGGAAATTTCGGACTGATCTTCTGGGGCTTGTAAGAAACATTAAACTCAGGAATCTCCACATCAGAACCTTCTACAGAATCAGGTTTCAGTAAACCAGCCTGCAGATTTAGCCAACAGGATAACTCATCCTCTTAAAAAGCAGGAGATCCCAAAATAACTTAAACAGCTAAACATGACAAAGAACACAAAagtgatgaaaagaaaaaaaaataccagcATACGGATAAATGTTGTTTTGCCAGTCCCATTCTCACCCAGCATCACAATAATCTGAGAATCAGTAAATTCACCCTCAACAACACGAAGCCTGAAATTTCCTTGAGTTTTGGTCATGGTTGGGTATTTGTAACGTGCATATGTCTCAATTTCCTCCGCACTTTCTTGTGGAGTCTCAGCAACCTAGAGAAGGCAACAAGTAAATAAAAGAGTACAGCTAAACAAAGTCAAAAGGCAACAAATTAGCAAAGCTAACAGATAACCTTAAAGGTAAGGGATTCATCCCGAAAACGTAAATTTTCTGTTGGAACAAATCCAGCCAAGAAGATATTGATTCCTTCTCTGACTGAGAAGGGAAGGGTTACAACTCCATATGCTCCCGGTTTCCCATATAAACAGCAAATGAAGTCCGACAAGTAATCCAGGACGCTAAGATCATGCTCCACAACAATTACATAGCTGAAATATGAAGTTTAAACAGTGTGATTACCATTCTTGAAAGTCCTTAATACAAACAATAGAATCATTTGAAGATTAAGAGTAATAAAATGGCTGGAGAAACAAAAACCTATTAGGCCTGAGCAAAGAACGGACAACTTGAGCAGCTTTAAGCCTCTGTTTTACATCAAGGTAACTTGAAGgttcatcaaacatatatatttcTGCATTCTGTACAGCAACAACAGCAATAGCAAATCTTTGAAGCTCTCCTCCTGACAAATCTCCTACATTACGGTCTATAACCTGGTTCAGCTGAAGATCAGCGCAGAGTTCTGACTTCATGTCTCTCTCATCCTTTTGGTCCAGCACCTGCCCTACATTACCTTGAACAGCTTTTGGAATGTGATCAACATACTGGGGCTTTATAATggcctaataaaaaaatatatatacattcttAGTAGAGAGACAAAGGTTAAACAAAGGAATCTAATATCCAACCAAAAGACAACCCACAGAATGATCAAAATCATGGGATCCAAGTACGTACAGCATATTAAATTCAGCATTAAACTAATAAAGACAATTAATATCTCCATCCAACGCTCGTGAATCATACCCATCAAACGTTCTTATAATTAATATCTCCATCCacgaaaaaaaatataaataaataaaaaaggtctTTTGCAGTTTCATGAAGTCCATGGGCTTGGTACACCTAGTGGTCAGATACAAATTAACCAAGTTAAT
This region includes:
- the LOC126709337 gene encoding ABC transporter E family member 2 isoform X3, which gives rise to MSERLTRIAIVSSDRCKPKKCRQECKKSCPVVKTGKLCIEVTTASKIAFISEELCIGCGICVKKCPFEAIQIINLPKDLDKDTTHRYGPNTFKLHRLPVPRPGQVLGLVGTNGIGKSTALKVLAGKLKPNLGRFHNPPDWQEILTYFRGSELQNYFTRILEDNLKAIIKPQYVDHIPKAVQGNVGQVLDQKDERDMKSELCADLQLNQVIDRNVGDLSGGELQRFAIAVVAVQNAEIYMFDEPSSYLDVKQRLKAAQVVRSLLRPNSYVIVVEHDLSVLDYLSDFICCLYGKPGAYGVVTLPFSVREGINIFLAGFVPTENLRFRDESLTFKVAETPQESAEEIETYARYKYPTMTKTQGNFRLRVVEGEFTDSQIIVMLGENGTGKTTFIRMLAGLLKPDSVEGSDVEIPEFNVSYKPQKISPKFPSTVRNLLHSKIRDSYMHAQFVSDVMKPLLIEQLMDQEVVNLSGGELQRVALCLCLGKPADIYLIDEPSAYLDSEQRIVASKVIKRFILHAKKTAFVVEHDFIMATYLADRVIVYEGRPSLDCIANSPQSLLTGMNLFLSHLDITFRRDPTNFRPRINKLESTKDREQKSAGSYYYLDD
- the LOC126709337 gene encoding ABC transporter E family member 2 isoform X5; this encodes MSERLTRIAIVSSDRCKPKKCRQECKKSCPVVKTGKLCIEVTTASKIAFISEELCIGCGICVKKCPFEAIQIINLPKDLDKDTTHRYGPNTFKLHRLPVPRPGQVLGLVGTNGIGKSTALKVLAGKLKPNLGRFHNPPDWQEILTYFRGSELQNYFTRILEDNLKAIIKPQYVDHIPKAVQGNVGQVLDQKDERDMKSELCADLQLNQVIDRNVGDLSGGELQRFAIAVVAVQNAEIYMFDEPSSYLDVKQRLKAAQVVRSLLRPNSYVIVVEHDLSVLDYLSDFICCLYGKPGAYGVVTLPFSVREGINIFLAGFVPTENLRFRDESLTFKVAETPQESAEEIETYARYKYPTMTKTQGNFRLRVVEGEFTDSQIIVMLGENGTGKTTFIRMLAGLLKPDSVEGSDVEIPEFNVSYKPQKISPKFPSTVRNLLHSKIRDSYMHAQFVSDVMKPLLIEQLMDQEVVNLSGGELQRVALCLCLGKPADIYLIDEPSAYLDSEQRIVASKVIKRFILHAKKTAFVVEHDFIMATYLADRVIVYEGRPSLDCIANSPQSLLTGMNLFLSHLDITFRRDPTNFRPRINKLESTKDREQKSAGSYYYLGD